The Sphingobium sp. JS3065 genome includes the window CACGGTGGCGTTGGCGGACCGACCAGCGTCGACGGCGGGAAAGAGCACAAACGTCAGCGGGACGCGCTATAACGTCCCGGCTCCGTCATTGCGAAGCGGGGCGCGTCGGCTTCAGCGCGCTGCGGGCGTTGCCGCGCATTTCACAATTCCGCTCAACATGTCATTCCGCCATCGGCGATGACCGTCTGCCCCGTGACATAGCCGGCAAGCGGGGAAGCGAGGAACAGGGCGACACCCGCCATCTCCTCAATCGTGCCGAAGCGGTTTAGCGGGATCTCCGCCAACGATCGCGCGCGCCGTTCCGGATTGTCCATCGTCACCTTGGTCATTTTGGTATCGACCAGGCTTGGCGCGAGGCCGTTGACCCGCACGCCATCGGCAGCCCAAGCCTTTGCGAACGTCTTGACCAAGCTCACCGCCCCCGCTTTAGAGGCGGCGTAGGCCGGGTTTCCGTGAAGACCTGTGAAGGCACCAACTGAGCTTACGATGATCATCGATCCGCCAGCGGCCTTGATTGCGTCTTCGCATCGCATCGCAATCTGCATGATGCTGCTCAGGTTGATGTCGATGACTTCCTGCCAGCCATCCATTTCAAACTCCTGGCGGCGATAGCGTACCGCGCCTTGGGACTGGACGAGCACGTTGATCGGCCCCCCAGGCAACGGCGCCGCGGCGATCGCGTTGGCACTGGACACATCGACTTGCGTATAACTGAGGCCGCCGAGGTCCGAACCGTCGATTCCGCGATAGTCGTCGGCGGAAGGCCGCGTGCCCCAGACGTGCACCGTTGCACCACAGGCGCGAAATCCCTGGGCAATGCCGTTGCCGATCCCGCTGGATCCGCCAACGACCAACACAGTGTTCCCCGAAAAATTTAGCTTGCTCGCGATTGAGGCGCCCACAGCTTTCTGTGCGCCAGTGCGACCATCACCGTTTGTCATTCGCCGCCTATCCAAGCATGTCAGCAAAGGTTGCAGCAGTCGATTAAATGACTAATGTATAAATGCAAGGAGCTGGGTTTGCGAGTGAGGCAGTGCCTCTGCTAGCATCTGGTTGAACAGGAGGATGCATGAACAGACTGAATCACACAGACGCCCGTCCGCCGTACTGATCCGATCTGTCATGCTGAGCATCCATACGTTCGTTCGACATTGGGCAGCCGTGCGGCCAGCAACCGTAGCGATGATCGACCAGGGCCGGGTGATAACCTACGAGATGCTGGATCTTCTTACGCGAAAACTGGGTGCAGCCTTGGCAGCCCGCGGCGTCACTCACGGCGACCGGGTCATTTGGTACGGCAAGAACGCTGACCTGTATTTTCAATTACTCTATGCCGCGAACTGGATCGGCGCGATCATCGTCCCGGTAGGCTGGCGACTGACACCGGCCGAAGTCCAGTTTATCGTGCAGGATGTCGAGCCGAAGATCATCGTTGCCGAGGCAGACTTCATCGAAGCCGCGCATGCCATCACGTCGGACAAGCTTCAGCGGGTGATCGTAGTCGCTGCCGATACGGTCCGGGCGTGGATGACGGCGATCCGGGCGGGTGAATTCGAAGGCGCGGCCCCCGACGAGCCGGTGCTGCAACTCTACACGTCCGGCACTACTGGGGCGCCGAAAGGCGCGGTCCTGAGTTCTCGCAACCTCTTCTGCCTGCGCGAACCTGCGATCACCGCCGGCGTGCCGTGGGCCAAATGGCGCGAGGACGAAGCGCTGCTCATCGGTATGCCTTGCGCGCACATCGGTGGGACAGGAATGGGCACGATGGCGCTGGGGGCCGGCATTCCCGCGATCATTCAGCCCGAATTCTCGGCGGAGGGTACCCTGGCCGCGATCGGCGCTGGCGTGACGCGGATCTTCCTCGTGCCTGCCGCTCTGCAAATGGTAATCAATCATGCCGATGCCGCCGCCACAGATTTTTCCCGGTTGGCCTATATCCTCTACGGTGCGGCACCGATGCCGCTGCCTCTATTGCAGCGCGCGATGTCGGTCATTCCGAATGCTGGATTCCTGCAATATTACGGCTTGACCGAAACCACGGGAGCCGTCGTCGTCCTGCCGCCCAGCGATCACGATACCGCACGCCCCGAGCGACTGCGATCGGCGGGGCGGGCAGCGCCCGGTGTCGAATGCCGGATCGTGGACGCTGACGGTGCCCCGGTAGCCATGGGAGAAGTCGGTGAGATCGTGATCCGCTCCGACGCCAACATGCTGGGCTATTGGCGCCGACCAGCCGAAACAGCTGCAACTAGGTTTCCTGATCGATGGCTGCGTACCGGCGATGCCGCCCGTATGGATGCTGATGGATTTATCTACATCCAAGATCGGATCAAGGACGTGATCATTTCGGGCGGGGAGAATGTCTATCCGGCCGAGGTGGAAAGCGCGCTACAGGGGCATCCCGATCTTGCTGAGGTCGCCGTCATAGGTGTTCCCGATGTGAAATGGGGGGAGGCAGTAAAAGCTTGCGTTGTGCTACGCGCCGGGCGACGGCTGGACGGGCCGGCCGTGCTGGCCTGGGCGCGCACCCAGATCGCTGCCTACAAGGTGCCGAAATCGATCGACGTCGTCGAAGTGCTGCCACGCAACGCGGCAGGGAAGATCCTCCGTCGCGAACTACGCGCGCCGTACTGGGCCGACCATGATCGCCAGGTGAACTGAAACGCGCACCGGCCAGGGTGAGACACCCCATCTTGGGAATGACGGAACCTCTTTCTGGCAAGTCTTCGGACGCAACCGAGTTTGTTCACGATAGAGAGCCACGGCTGCCATTCGATCTTGCTGATCTTGCCAACTGGATGGACTCGCAAGGGCTTGAATCCGGGCCCTTCGCCAATTGCCGCCTGCTGACCGGCGGAACGCAAAACCTGCTGTTCCGCTTTTCGCGGGGCAGTAGAAGCTATGTGCTTCGGCAGCCTCCGCATAGCGGTGGGGATCGAGCGAACGAAACAATGCGGCGCGAAGCGCGCGTCCTTGGCGCGCTTGCGGGCACATCGGTGCCACACGCAGGCTTGATTGCGGCATGCAGCAATCCCGACGTGCTCGGCGCTGCCTTTTACCTGATGGAGCCAATGGACGGATTTGACGCCTTTTCCGGCTTGCCCGCACGCCATGCGGCCAGCCCGGACATCCGTCGCCGAATGGGCTTTGCGTTGGCGGAGGCAGCGGCAGACCTCGGCAATCTCGATTAACAGGCGATCGGTCTCGAAGGGTTCGGAAAGCCAGACAATTTTTTGGGGCGGCAGGTCGCGCGGTGGCGCGCGCAGCTGGAATCCTACGCCAACTTCGAATGCTGGCCCGGGGTGACGCAATTTCCCGGGATTGACGACATCGCCGACTGGCTCAGCCGGGCTCGCGCTGATGGCGATCGGCCTCCGCCTGAACGGCTTTGCCCACAAGCTATTCGAACGGGCGCTGACGTGGATCAATGCCGACCGGGGCGGCCCCCCCCCCGCCTAGCATTGTTCGAACCGTCGTACCTGAGCATCGTTAACGCACGGGCATGTCGAGATATTCCTTGATCTTCAGCTTGGCGAGCTGGGACATGTGCACCTCGTCCGGACCATCCGCCATGCGCACCATGCGGTTGATGGCGAAGAGACGCGCGATCGGCGTATCGTCGCTTAATCCCATCGCGCCCAATGCCTGAACCGCACGATCGATTACCCGCTGTGCCATCCGCGGCGCGACGACTTTGATCGCAGCGATCAGGTCCTTGGCGACCTTGTTGCCGTAACGGTCCATTGCGTCTGCAGCCTTGAGTGTCAGCAAACGTGCCTGTTCGATTTCGCAATATGAATCCGCGATATTCTGGCGGATGCCCGCCTGTTCTGACAGCTTTCGGCCAAAGGCCACACGATGTTCGACATGGCGCGCCATGATGTCGAGCGCGCGTTGCGCCTGACCGATTGATCGCATGCAGTGAAGGATGCGTCCGGGCCCAAGACGTCCCTGCGCGATTTCAAACCCGCGGCCCTCGCCCAGGATCAGGGTTTCGCGCGGCACGCGAACATTATCAAACCTAAGTTCGGATTCGCCGCCGGGCGAATTCAACCGCCCAAGCACGCTTTGCTGGCGAACATGCACGACGCCTGGCGTGTTGCGCGGCACGATGATCGTCGAATGCTGCTGATGACGTGGATTTTCAGCCAGGGTCTTGCCCATGACGAGCAGCACCTGGCAGGCGGGATGTCGGAAATTCGAAATCCACCATTTGCGGCCGTTCAACACATAATCGTCGCCATCGGGCAGGATGCTGAGTTCGATGTTCGTTGCGTCGGACGATGCGATCTGCGGTTCGGTCATCACATAGGCAGAACGAATCTTTCAGTCGAGCAGCGGCTGGAGCCACTGCTTCTGCTGTTCCGGCGTACCGAACTTGGCAAGCACCTCCATATTTCCGGTGTCCGGCGCGGAGCAGTTGAATACGATGCTCGCCCACGGCACGCGTCCCGTCATTTCGGCGAGTGGCGCATATTCGAGGTTCGACAGGCCGGGGCTGAAGGCGCCATATTCGTGCGGCAGGAACAGGTTCCACAGGCCCTCGGCTCGCGCGTGCGCCTTCAATGCCTCCATCCCCGGCCATTCCTGCCATAGGTTGGCATGATTCTCGTAAACCCCCCCAACCTCCTGTTCGGCCGGAAAGATCCGCTCCTCCATGAACGCCGCCAGTTTCGCCTGGAGCTGCTTGACCTTGTCGCTGAACTCGAAATCCATTGCGTTTCCTCAATCTGTTTCGACACCGATCGCGTATGGCCGCCGCTAGATCAGGCGATCAGGGCAGCGGCAGCGCGCGCCCGGCGATCTGCTCCACCATCCGCCACATGCGGTCGGCAGCCTCGGGGTCCAGCGCGTGAGCCATGACGCCATCGCGTGTTGCTCGCGGCGCGCTCACGACATCGGCGATGCGGTTATCCTCGAGATAGAGCGGCCCTTTGCCTGCAAGGCTGGGATCCGTCGCGGCGTACACCGTCGTCGCGGCGCCGCGCGCAATGTCCTTGCGCATCAGCCAGTATTCGGGATTTTTGGGATCCGAGTTAGGGCCAAGCTTGGCGCGCGACTCGGGCGTGACCGAGCGGATTAGTTCGGTGGTAATCATTCCGGGATGTACTGCTAGGGCAGCAACGCCGTGCTGTCTCAACGCTCTTGCTGCCTTCACAGCAAGCAGTGCCGATCCCGTCTTGGACTGCCCATAAGCGGTCCATTCGTCATAGGTACCAGCTTCGAAATTGAGGTCATCGAAGCGGATCGGCGAAAGTTGGTGGGCGAGCGAACTCAGCGAGACATATCGGGCGTTCTTCGCCGCGACCAGCGCATTGGCCAGGCGGCTGAGCAGAACGGCATGCCCCACGACGTTCGTCATGAACTGGGATTCGATCCCCTCCGGCGAGAGCTGCTGCGGTCCTGCCATGATGCCTGCATTTGCAATCAGCAGGTCCACAGGGCGGCCGAGTGCGAGCACCGCATCGGCGAACCTATCCACGCTCGCGACCGACATGAGGTCCACCGGCACGCCGAGAGCGGTCGCGCCGGAGTTCTGCAACTCGTTAACGGCCGCGCGTAGGACAGCCTCACGCCTGCCGGTGATGATCACGTTCGCGCCTGCCAGCGCCAGCACTCTGGCCGTCTCAAAACCCAAGCCGACCGAACCACCGGTGATCACAGTCAGTTTGCCGGTCAGATCGACCGCTGCGGCGATGGTCCCGGCTGAAGTGTCCCGATCATAACGGCTGGCAATCCTCTCCTGCTGCTGCATGCGTCGTCCCGTTCGATGGCGGCCCTTTATCTCGCGTGCGTCGTTTAATCGATCATATAATATTGTGCAACCCCATCATGGACGCCGGGAATTTGTCATGGGCGGCGCTTTCACAGTGCTCGCCGAAATACCAGTTGCCAAAGGCGATATCGCGTCTTAAATGATCGACTAGTTAGATAGTAGAGGTCGAAAATTGGCATGGCTGAAGCGGTCATCATTGACGCCGTCCGTACTCCCCGCGGAATCGGCAAAGTTGGCAAGGGTGCGCTGGCAGCGTTGCACCCGCAGCATCTGGCTGCGACGGTATTGCGTGCCATCGCGGATCGGAACCGGCTTAATACGGCGGATGTCGACGACATCATCTGGTCAACTTCTAGCCAGCGTGGCAAGCAGGGTGGCGATCTGGCCCGCATGGCAGCGCTTGATGCAGGTTATGAAATCACGGCCAGCGGCGTGACCCTCGACCGGTTCTGCGGCGGCGGCATTTCGAGCGTGGCGCTGGCAGCGGCCCAGGTCATGAGCGGCATGGAAGATGTCGTCATCGCCGGCGGGACGGAAATGATGAGTTACACGTCGGCCCTGGCACAGGAGGATGCCGCCGCCGGCCTGCCGCCAACCCTGATGGGGTCGATGAACGAGCGGCTCGATACCGTGCATCCGCAATCACATCAGGGTGTGTGCGGAGACGCTATCGCCTCGCTCGAAGAGATTGATCGCCAAGCACTGGACGCGTTTGGACTCGAGAGCCAGCGCAGGGCGGCCGCAGCGATCGCCGAGGGGCGTTTCGACAAGTCGATCGTGCCGGTAACTGATGGCGATGGAAAGGTGCTGCTGGCTAAGGACGAGTACCCGCGGCCGGAGACGACGGCCGAGGGGCTCGCTCAGCTCAAGCCGGCCTTTGCTGGACTTGCAGACTATCCGTATGATGAGAGCGGTGCGACGTTCCGCGGGCAGATTACCCGCCGCTATCCCGATCTTAAGATTGAGCCTGTCCATCATGCAGGAAACTCGTCCGGGGTAGTGGACGGTGCCGCTGCGGTGTTGGTCACGTCCCGTGACTATGCCGAAGCGCATGGCTTGAAGCCGCGTGCGCGGATCGTCGCGACGGCGAACATGGGCGACGATCCGACCTTGATGCTCAATGCACCGGTGCCGGCGGCGCGTAAGGTGCTGGCGCGGGCGGGCTTGACCAAGGACGATATTGACCTGTGGGAGATCAATGAGGCATTCGCGGTGGTGGCCGAGAAGTTCATCCGCGACCTGAAGCTCGATCGTGCAAAGGTGAACGTCAATGGCGGCTCGATCGCCCTGGGCCATCCGATCGGTGCCACCGGAGCTATCCTGATCGGCACGGTGCTTGACGAACTGGAGCGCACTGGCGGTCGCTACGGCTTAGTCACGATGTGCGCGGCCGGCGGCATGGCCCCTGCAATCATCATCGAGCGGATCGCAGCCTGAGGCGCGGCCGACAATTATTAGCGGGGATATCATGCAGCTTAACGAAAACATCGCCGCAATCGTGACCGGGGGTGCGTCCGGCCTTGGCGAGGCAACGGTGCGGGCACTGGCGGCGAAGGGCGCGAAGGTTACGATCTTCGACTTGCAGGAAGACAAGGGGCAAGCACTTGCCGACGAGGTCGGCGGCCTCTTCTGCAAAATCGACGTGACGAAGGACGATAGTGTCGCAGCAGGCTTCGCCGCGGCGCGCGCAGCGCATGGGCAGGAACGTATATTGGTCTGTTGCGCCGGAATCGGTGTCGCGATCAAGACGGCCAGCCGGTCGAAAGAGGATGGCAGCACTAAGTTCTTCCCGTCGAGCGAGTTCGAGCGGATCATCCAGGTCAACTTGGTCGGGACGTTCCGCTGCGTGTCGCAATCGGCAGCCGGCATGTTGTCACTTGATCCACTTTCGTCGCTAAACGATCGCGGTGTGATCATCATGACGGCATCAGTCGCGGCCGAGGATGGGCAGATCGGTCAGGCTGCATATGCCGCGTCAAAGGGCGGGGTGGTCAGTCTGACGCTGCCGGTTGCGCGCGATCTGATGGATGCTGGGATCCGTGTGAATACCATCCTGCCCGGTATCTTTACGACGCCATTGATGCAGTCTGCAGGTGAAAAAGTCGTTGAAGCGTTATCCGCTTCGGTGCCCTTCCCCAAACGCCTGGGCCGTCCCGACGAATATGCTCAGCTTGCTCTTGCCATGGTCGAGAATGACTATTTCAACGGCGAGGATGTCCGTCTGGACGGTGGCATCCGTATGGCGCCACGCTGATCATGGCTGGCGTGTTCGATACGCCTGCAGGGTGGATGGACGAGGAACTCGCCATCTTCGAGGATTCGGTAACGCGGTTCCTGGCTGACAGGATGCCCGCGAGCCGGGCGGCTAAGTGGCGCGCGGACGGCGAAGTCGAACTGGATGCGTGGCGCGAAGCCGCGCAGGCCGGCCTGATCGGCCTCTCGATCGCGCCTGAATTCGGCGGGGCCGGGGGGGATTTCAGGCACGAGGCGGTGCTGATCCGGCGCTTGGGGCTGGCCGGCCTAGACGGTTGGGGGCTGCCCCTGCACAATGTGATTATCGGCGGCTACATCCAGAATTACGGCTCGGCGGAGCAGAAGCGTCGTTGGTTGCCGGGGATCGTGTCGGGCGAAACAATCGGCGCGATCGCAATGACCGAACCCGGCACGGGGTCCGACTTGCAGGGAATCCGCACCACCGCACGTCGTAGTGGCAATGGCTATGCGATCGATGGCCAGAAGACGTTCATCACGAATGGCCAGCAGGCTGACTTGATCATCACCGTGGCGAAGACCGATCCGAATGCGGGCAGCAAGGGTATTTCGCTGATCGTGGTGGAAGCTGCGGGTGCCGACGGGTTCACGCGAGGCCGCAACCTCGACAAGATCGGTATGGAGATGGGCGACACGTCCGAGCTGCATTTCGACGGAGTGCAGGTTCCGGCGGATAACGTTCTGGGCGGCAGCGAAGGACTCGGCATGGCGCAGCTGATGAAGGAGCTGCCCAAGGAACGGCTGATGATCGCGATCGAAAGCATGGCCATCATCGAGGCAGCCATGAACGTGACGCTCGATTACGTGCGAGAACGGAGCGCGTTCGGCAAGCGCATCCTGGATTTTCAGAACACGCAGTTTACGCTGGCCGAGTGCAAAACGGACGCCGTTATCGGGCGGCTGTTCGTCGATGACTGCATCGCGAAGCTGGCATCCGGGTCGCTCGATGCAATGACCGCCAGCATGGCGAAATACTGGACGTCCGAACGCGCGCAGACCATCGTCGATCGCTGCCAGCAATTTTTCGGCGGCTATGGCTATATGGACGAGTATCGCATCGCGCAGTTGTACAAGGATGTGCGGGTCAAGCGCATCTATGGCGGCACGACGGAGATCATGAAGCTGCTGATCGCGCGGACGCTGGACAACTAAGGGTGGATTATCAGACCATCAGCTATGCGGTCGAGGATCAGATCGCGACGATCACCCTGAACCGGCCTGACAAGCTCAATGCTTTCACGAACCGCATGATGGAAGAAGTCATCGACGCGATCGATCGTGTCGATGCTGATGACACGGTTCGCGCGGTCATCTTCACGGGTGCCGGGCGCGCCTATTGCGCCGGTGCTGATCTTTCCGCCGGCGCGTCGGCTTTCGATGTCGATGGCGTCGTCAATCCAGACGGCTCGCTGAACTATGCTAGCGAGGCGGCGCGGGATGGCGGCGGCCGGATCACCTTGCGGCTGTTACAGTGTTTGAAGCCGATGATCGCCGCGATCAACGGCCCAGCGGTCGGGATCGGCGTCACCATGACGCTACCGATGGATATTCGCATCGCTAGCGATACCGCGCGGTTCGGCTTCGTGTTCGCGCGACGGGGCATCGTGAATGAAGCCGCCTCTGCGTATTTTCTGCCTCGTGTGGTCGGTCTGTCCCAGGCGCTTGAATGGTGCACGACCGGCCGTGTGTTCGATGCGGCCGAAGCGCTGGCTGGGGGGCTGGTACGATCTGTCCATGCGCCGGATGAGTTATTGCCGGCCGCGCGCGTGCTGGCGCGAGAAATCGCGGATCATACATCGCCTGTATCGGTTGCCTTGATTCGTCAGATGTTGTGGCGCGGGGTGGACATGTCCCACCCGATGGAAGCGCATAAGCTGGACAGCCGCGCGATCCTTTCGCGAGGCCGTAGCCGTGATGTGGCGGAAGGTGTCAGCGCGTTTTTCGAGAAGCGCCCGGCGCGATTTCCGGACAGGGTGTCGCGCGATATGCCGGACTTTTATCCTTGGTGGGAAGAGCCGTCCTATGACTGATTTGTCGCTGACGGCGCATGTGATGCCACGCCGTCGCCTTTGGAACAGAAATGTGGGGAAGCTGAAGTGATCAGCACGAGATTCACCGAATTGTTCGGGGTCGAACATCCAATCGCACAGGGCGGAATGCAGTGGGTCGGCACGGCCGAGCTTGTCTCTGCAGTGGCGAATGCGGGCGCGCTGGGGTTCCTGACCGCTTTGACCCAGCCGACGCCCGAGGCGCTGGTGCGCGAGATTGCCCGCACGCGCGATATGACGGACCGACCGTTTGGTGTGAACCTCACTATCCTTCCCTCGATCACGCCACCACCATATGACGAATACCGCCGCGCGATCATCGAAAGTGGCATCACCGCAGTCGAGACGGCTGGCTACAAGCCGCAAGAGCATGTCGATGCGTTTAAGGTGGCGGGCGTCAAAGTCATCCACAAGTGCACGGCGGTCCGCCATGCGCTGGCGGCGGAGCGAATGGGGGTCGATGCGATTTCAATCGACGGTTTCGAATGCGCAGGCCATCCTGGAGAGGACGATATTCCTGGGCTGGTGCTGATTCCGGCGGCGGCTGACCGGGTGAAAGTGCCGATGCTGGCGTCCGGCGGATTTGGCGACGGCCGTGGCTTAGTTGCTGCGCTCGCGCTGGGTGCGGAAGGGATCAACATGGGCTCGCGCTTCTGCGCGACGGTTGAGGCGCCGATTCATGACGGCATCAAGCAGGCGATCCTGACCAATGACGAGCGGGCGACCGAACTGCTGTTCCGCAGCTACCGCAACACCGCCCGGGTGGCCAAGAACATGGTGGCGGTCGAAGCGGTGAAGATCGAGCGTGAGGGCAACCCGTTCGAATCGATCGCACATCTCGTCAAGGGTGCCAGGGGCCGTGAGGGCCTCGTCAATGGCAATCCCGATCACGGGATCTGGACCATTGGGCTAGTCCAGGGGCTGATCCACGATATTCCGACGGTCAAGAACTTGGTTGATCGCATCATCGCTGAAGCCGAGGACATCATCGATGGGCGTCTTGCCCGACTGCGCGCCCCCTCCGAAGCGGTGCCAGCCTGATGGACATGCGCTGGTCGCCCGAAGAGTTGGCGTTTCGCGACGAGGTTCGTGATTTTCTGGCAGACAAGCTGACGGACGAGATCCGCGAGTGCGGCATGCTGATGACCAGCGTCTACGCCGATCACGAACGCTCCATGCAGTGGCAGCAGATCCTGTACGAGAAAGGCTGGGCGGGACCGGCTTGGCCAAAGCAATATGGCGGTGCTGACTGGACGCCGGTGCAGCGCTACATCTACACGGTCGAGCGGGTCCGCGCTGGCGCGCCACCGGTATCGCCAATGGGCATCCAAATGTGCGCGCCCGCGCTGTTAGGGTTCGGTACGCAGGCGCAAAAGGACTTTTTCCTTCCTCGGATGCTGACGGGCGAACATTTCTGGTGCCAGGGCTATTCCGAGCCAGGAGCCGGATCGGATCTTGCCTCGTTGCAGACCAGCGCCGCCGATGACGGTGATTTCCTGATCTGCAACGGCCAGAAGATCTGGAACACGCACGCCAACGTGGCGAACTGGGGATTCTTCCTGGTACGGACGGGCAAATATGATCGTCCGCAAAAGGGCATCACCTTTCTGCTGATCGACATGAATACGCCCGGCGTATCGGTTCGCCCGATCATTTCGTACACGGGCGAGCATCTGCAGAACGAAATCTTTCTGGATAACGTCCGAGTACCTAAAGCGAACGTAATTGGGGAAATCGACCAGGGCTGGACCGTCGCCAAATATCTGCTCGAGTTCGAGCGCGGCGGCGTGGCCTATGCGCCAGAACTGCAGGTGCGGCTCGACCAGATTGTCGACGCGGCGCGCGAGACGCCAACAGGCGGCGGCGGCACGCTGATGGACGATCCGACATTTGCGGTCCAGATCGCGGCGGCCCGAGTCGAGATCAACGCACTCGAGGCCTTTGAATTCCGTGTCATGAATGCTGAAGGGCGCGGTGACGTACCGATCGCAGCTGCATCGGCAATGAAAATCCGTGGTACCGAACTCCAGCAGCTTACGACCGAACTGGGCATGCGTGTCGCGGGACGTTACGCGATGGCGTATCAACCCGCCGCCGGATTACCCGGAGGCCCGGTGACCTATCCTCATCAA containing:
- a CDS encoding SDR family NAD(P)-dependent oxidoreductase, with translation MASKLNFSGNTVLVVGGSSGIGNGIAQGFRACGATVHVWGTRPSADDYRGIDGSDLGGLSYTQVDVSSANAIAAAPLPGGPINVLVQSQGAVRYRRQEFEMDGWQEVIDINLSSIMQIAMRCEDAIKAAGGSMIIVSSVGAFTGLHGNPAYAASKAGAVSLVKTFAKAWAADGVRVNGLAPSLVDTKMTKVTMDNPERRARSLAEIPLNRFGTIEEMAGVALFLASPLAGYVTGQTVIADGGMTC
- a CDS encoding long-chain-fatty-acid--CoA ligase gives rise to the protein MLSIHTFVRHWAAVRPATVAMIDQGRVITYEMLDLLTRKLGAALAARGVTHGDRVIWYGKNADLYFQLLYAANWIGAIIVPVGWRLTPAEVQFIVQDVEPKIIVAEADFIEAAHAITSDKLQRVIVVAADTVRAWMTAIRAGEFEGAAPDEPVLQLYTSGTTGAPKGAVLSSRNLFCLREPAITAGVPWAKWREDEALLIGMPCAHIGGTGMGTMALGAGIPAIIQPEFSAEGTLAAIGAGVTRIFLVPAALQMVINHADAAATDFSRLAYILYGAAPMPLPLLQRAMSVIPNAGFLQYYGLTETTGAVVVLPPSDHDTARPERLRSAGRAAPGVECRIVDADGAPVAMGEVGEIVIRSDANMLGYWRRPAETAATRFPDRWLRTGDAARMDADGFIYIQDRIKDVIISGGENVYPAEVESALQGHPDLAEVAVIGVPDVKWGEAVKACVVLRAGRRLDGPAVLAWARTQIAAYKVPKSIDVVEVLPRNAAGKILRRELRAPYWADHDRQVN
- a CDS encoding phosphotransferase codes for the protein MDSQGLESGPFANCRLLTGGTQNLLFRFSRGSRSYVLRQPPHSGGDRANETMRREARVLGALAGTSVPHAGLIAACSNPDVLGAAFYLMEPMDGFDAFSGLPARHAASPDIRRRMGFALAEAAADLGNLD
- a CDS encoding SDR family NAD(P)-dependent oxidoreductase, with product MQQQERIASRYDRDTSAGTIAAAVDLTGKLTVITGGSVGLGFETARVLALAGANVIITGRREAVLRAAVNELQNSGATALGVPVDLMSVASVDRFADAVLALGRPVDLLIANAGIMAGPQQLSPEGIESQFMTNVVGHAVLLSRLANALVAAKNARYVSLSSLAHQLSPIRFDDLNFEAGTYDEWTAYGQSKTGSALLAVKAARALRQHGVAALAVHPGMITTELIRSVTPESRAKLGPNSDPKNPEYWLMRKDIARGAATTVYAATDPSLAGKGPLYLEDNRIADVVSAPRATRDGVMAHALDPEAADRMWRMVEQIAGRALPLP
- a CDS encoding acetyl-CoA C-acetyltransferase: MAEAVIIDAVRTPRGIGKVGKGALAALHPQHLAATVLRAIADRNRLNTADVDDIIWSTSSQRGKQGGDLARMAALDAGYEITASGVTLDRFCGGGISSVALAAAQVMSGMEDVVIAGGTEMMSYTSALAQEDAAAGLPPTLMGSMNERLDTVHPQSHQGVCGDAIASLEEIDRQALDAFGLESQRRAAAAIAEGRFDKSIVPVTDGDGKVLLAKDEYPRPETTAEGLAQLKPAFAGLADYPYDESGATFRGQITRRYPDLKIEPVHHAGNSSGVVDGAAAVLVTSRDYAEAHGLKPRARIVATANMGDDPTLMLNAPVPAARKVLARAGLTKDDIDLWEINEAFAVVAEKFIRDLKLDRAKVNVNGGSIALGHPIGATGAILIGTVLDELERTGGRYGLVTMCAAGGMAPAIIIERIAA
- a CDS encoding SDR family NAD(P)-dependent oxidoreductase, whose product is MQLNENIAAIVTGGASGLGEATVRALAAKGAKVTIFDLQEDKGQALADEVGGLFCKIDVTKDDSVAAGFAAARAAHGQERILVCCAGIGVAIKTASRSKEDGSTKFFPSSEFERIIQVNLVGTFRCVSQSAAGMLSLDPLSSLNDRGVIIMTASVAAEDGQIGQAAYAASKGGVVSLTLPVARDLMDAGIRVNTILPGIFTTPLMQSAGEKVVEALSASVPFPKRLGRPDEYAQLALAMVENDYFNGEDVRLDGGIRMAPR
- a CDS encoding acyl-CoA dehydrogenase family protein, whose product is MAGVFDTPAGWMDEELAIFEDSVTRFLADRMPASRAAKWRADGEVELDAWREAAQAGLIGLSIAPEFGGAGGDFRHEAVLIRRLGLAGLDGWGLPLHNVIIGGYIQNYGSAEQKRRWLPGIVSGETIGAIAMTEPGTGSDLQGIRTTARRSGNGYAIDGQKTFITNGQQADLIITVAKTDPNAGSKGISLIVVEAAGADGFTRGRNLDKIGMEMGDTSELHFDGVQVPADNVLGGSEGLGMAQLMKELPKERLMIAIESMAIIEAAMNVTLDYVRERSAFGKRILDFQNTQFTLAECKTDAVIGRLFVDDCIAKLASGSLDAMTASMAKYWTSERAQTIVDRCQQFFGGYGYMDEYRIAQLYKDVRVKRIYGGTTEIMKLLIARTLDN
- a CDS encoding crotonase/enoyl-CoA hydratase family protein, producing the protein MDYQTISYAVEDQIATITLNRPDKLNAFTNRMMEEVIDAIDRVDADDTVRAVIFTGAGRAYCAGADLSAGASAFDVDGVVNPDGSLNYASEAARDGGGRITLRLLQCLKPMIAAINGPAVGIGVTMTLPMDIRIASDTARFGFVFARRGIVNEAASAYFLPRVVGLSQALEWCTTGRVFDAAEALAGGLVRSVHAPDELLPAARVLAREIADHTSPVSVALIRQMLWRGVDMSHPMEAHKLDSRAILSRGRSRDVAEGVSAFFEKRPARFPDRVSRDMPDFYPWWEEPSYD
- a CDS encoding NAD(P)H-dependent flavin oxidoreductase translates to MISTRFTELFGVEHPIAQGGMQWVGTAELVSAVANAGALGFLTALTQPTPEALVREIARTRDMTDRPFGVNLTILPSITPPPYDEYRRAIIESGITAVETAGYKPQEHVDAFKVAGVKVIHKCTAVRHALAAERMGVDAISIDGFECAGHPGEDDIPGLVLIPAAADRVKVPMLASGGFGDGRGLVAALALGAEGINMGSRFCATVEAPIHDGIKQAILTNDERATELLFRSYRNTARVAKNMVAVEAVKIEREGNPFESIAHLVKGARGREGLVNGNPDHGIWTIGLVQGLIHDIPTVKNLVDRIIAEAEDIIDGRLARLRAPSEAVPA